ataattcataaatatattaagattttatttaaaaatttattttttaaatatgattaaaattaaaaatatatatcttaataattttttataattataaaatatctaataggatattaaattacttaaaactatttatattattggaatttatatttttattaaaatatttacaatctaaaaataaaaaaatattaaataatatttttaaaaatattatttatttaatataaaaaatatttatctctCAATTATAAAAGCGTCaaattacaatataatttttttaaaattttactctaGTAACTATTGACTAGCACCAATAACATGGATGAGGCATATGTGAACTGCCATTATATCCATTAAGTTCCCATAGGCACCGGATCTCCGTGTTTATAGTTTCTAGAGAAATTCTcaatatgatattattaattcattaaaataacgattaacaaTTACCCATATGAGAAGTGGATATGTcatgatttatttttgtaactACTGAGAAGATGATCTTAAGACTCATGAACACCCTGTCCtgcgaattattgaaaattttccTATAATAAATCACGGGgtctaattaataatattaatctatAAAACTCTATaatgacaaaaaataaattgggtttaattattcttaagaTTATAGTTAGTACTAATTATAATGATGAACGATAGTGGAATCTGGAATCTAGGCATATATTTAATGGTCcgacatatttttatttataattgttttCTCTAGTTTGCAAAAGGGATTAATGTGGGTGTTATAGTTAGTGGAGAAACACGTGGTGCTCAATATCCACATAGCAACTTCTGCATTGGGTAATactaatatcttaaaaatatagtttttttttattatataaataaataatataataggaGCCGTCCGTAGGAGTTTGTGATGGGGCATTTGGTTGTGATGTAGGAAGTGAGCTAGATATGTCCCCCATTTCTGAAATCATAGATTGAAAGCATAAGAAAACTAAGGATATAAAATTGATGGTGattaaagtaattattataataattggaAAGTGCTATAATGTTATAATGTGGAACCTATCTACCTAACTTCACAACTGTATGTAGTGGGTGTGTTAGGATCAAATcacataatatatatgatCTATCATAAACACTTGGCttaaatgattttgttttatatgatgataattttattttatattttttttacataatttctctttaacattttttatgtgattaaGCATGAAAAATCACTCTGTTTTGCTTCTGAACCACAGGATTTAATTAAGCTCACCATCAATAAGGTAAAGCCTTCCCAACTGGCCTATTGTATTGTTACAAGtattttgtttaagaaaaattaagatcaaatatcaaaaattaagtatatagaacataataatatatatatatataatctattttgaggctttttttttttctaaaaaaaataatattctatatATTGAGAGAAATAATTCATGGagttttatgtattttttttattattctattcaAATCAAGTCGATTTATCTAGCTGCCCTAACAATCACATGCAATATTTTTATGtgtaaaatgagaaaatataaattaacagAATATATAAAGAAGAGACACTTCAAACTTATTTcaacatttaattaaatttaaagtattatatttatattatacaaataaacgatttataacaaatataagaaaataaatgtgttTTCTATCTATAGCCCACAATTTATTAAATCTGCCATGAATAAAAAGCACAAAGAATATTACATCTTccttgaaaagaaagaaatcaaaaatcccagagcatatatatatggtcCACAAGAAATGAAACGGACCATTACAAAAATATGGTGATGAACCCATCGACAACCTCATCAACTCATACAAATCAGATTGTTCTTTTcgaaggaaataaaaaaaaaaagaaaaagagaaagggaTAAAAATGAGAGGGAAGTAAAAGTGATTACATCACAAAGGAATCATGCACATTCGATGCAGAAGCACCATCATATCATAGCCTTACGAGGCCAATTGTGGGGCTCAAATTCTCACTACTTTTTTGGTATTACCTTTGTCCCCATCCAccaccttcttcttcttcttcttctttctgtCATCTCTTGCTTAGCCACACATATTTTCTCAAATATCATGTACTATTTCTTTGTTAATTCCTTTTTATAACGGGTAATTAGTGTTCgatcattttaaaagataaataatcagagaaatattgatatatattattaaaatcttcTATTAAATACGGACAATAATAGCTGGGTTcaatatttcatataaatctaacttaaaaataaatttgcatTCATAATTGTGTTGGGGTgagttatttaaatattaatataatgtaTAATGGTCATGTCATCAGAAAGAATTTGAGATTCCGTTATATGGGTCCATATTATAAAGGGGGCAAATTGATCAGAATTTGACATCAGGAAAAGTCATCATAGTTGAATCTGATTTGGATTTGCTGATGTTTCCTTTGCCTCTCTATATTCACAGGTCTGACCAAATGCCTTATAAAAGATCTGATTTTGGAGCAAAAAAGGTTAtacattctcaaaatattatatatattaccaattacagcattttctttttctctatgcCTGATTTGGCACATTCAGGTGGAACCATTTAAAGTGCCTTTTGCCATATTTTTACCGAATAAGATAAAGTGAAAATTGGAATACGTACCacttaattcatatattacGGTAAAATAACTCTTTtccattcttttaattttcaactCAAGTTCTATTATATACAGAGATCAACAATAATGGTTATCCTTGGGAAGAGATATAGATATTCTATTACTAACAAAAGTAGTTATCTTTTTAtcttgatatataaataaataaacatcagatattaaaaaatatatgtaaaaaaatttatttctaattattattaattgtattGATGAAGTAGTAGATTGTAATTTTGCAAAAAAAACACTCCACTTGATGGTATTAAGTGACATATTAACGTTATAAATGTCTTTTAACAAGTCCAATTgatgtaattaaataaatataattatctatACGGCAATTATATTTCTTAGGTGAGTTTGTGAACAATAGAcgataattatttatgtttctagactgttctttattttctcataatttaacatttttatattcCTCTCGTTTCACTTAAAATGCATTATTTCATTGTTTATTCTTAGATTTTTCTGTTGAAAGGAGATCAAAATATAACAGATATTTATGAAaggatttaaaaaataaaaaatagttttaatgattttcttaaaataaaataaatattagataattaatgagccagaaataaatattttgttggCATGCTCAATGGTATTTGTATGTATGCCGGTAACAAAAGCAGTTAAAAGAtgacaaataaaagaatggGATTTAAAAATTGTCTTTGCCATGTTTTAAACACAAGTGTATTTGGAACATGAACAGGTAATGGCCTAATCCATGGGCCTCTATATTTTCCAACTTCCTAGCCTAATACTTCACTTTCTATGCGTTCTGCAACTGCTGCAAGAAAAATGAGCAAGCCACCTTTGAATATTGACCCCCCTAAAACTATTCTTTTCCTGCCTAATCCCAGCATCGCAAATTGGGTCGAAAACTTCTTTTGATTCACTCTGCAAGATcagtacttttatgagaccTCTCCATCTTATGTTAGATACAAAACATACTCTGTTTCtgggttgtttttctttttctttcctgcCTAATATGATAACAAaagatgaaaataatgaaaggGAATAAATTAGTTAAAGATCCAGGTTTTGCCATTTCAAATGCAGCTGCTATACGTCAACTCTTTCCTTTCTCCTCTGATTCAAAAGAGGGTAAAATAGCtgaacaaaaatttaaaagagcTGTCACACTTTTCCTatgaataatttaagaatattacCAATATCAGTTACTCccaatatttcttttattacaacaatcttttaatgttatatattattatcattttacagtttgtaataatatacttattgttttattagtttttctttttaaatgataaaagtaTCCTTTAATTGACTAAATCCTTTTGCAGTTTGtaagaatatattaatttttttaattaattggtcTCTCATTAGTCTTTATCTGTTTAGGCCAAAATATTTATCTCATTTCAACCTAAAAagtgattttaatttgtaatataaattctttaaatataataactataatacaaattttgataaaatcattgatttattataatatatttcataaatctCATAATTTAGGTGAATCATTCAAACTTATTgaaacaataattattatatcgACATGTTCAGACATACAGAATTTTGAAGTAATTGGTAATTACTCCTAAGTGGAGTTTAATACATTTAGATACATAATAGTTGGAGTAATTGTTTGACATGTTATTGAACCAttgttgtttaattatttttttgaatttaaataactaaataaattataaaacataataaatgtaatataattagttaaatactttaataaaaatattaattatcgTTATTACatttaaagaatttatgtTGTAAAAGATaccctaaaagaaaaagacaaatagaaagaagaataaatataatatcacaaaatacataaatagtaaaataaattgaatgaCTGATTAATGTAATATGGTAAACttcaaagagaaagaaaaagtaaatttgtctttctatttttcattttaatcaaTTAGAGAATATGtttatcatttcattttaatttaacaacaaaattgatgaaatatttaacaataaaattaatatactattgcaaattataaaaagaacttaacataatattgaaatatgagatctaactaatataatatagaaaatgtTTAGTTTAGAGGTCTCATACAACCGATAGTTATTTCTCACTGAACAATTATATTGAAGTATTTAGTAAAGACTTAAGAAATAAaggatttaattttaattagctgcTAATTGTATTAGctttatttaatatactaacaacaaaataaattatatttaacaatGAACTATACCTTTAATAGTCATTTAATATACTAACAAcaattgataataaaaatttaccaaacaatttaatttatcagctaTCAACCATCAACTATCAGCTACATTAATCAGTCGAATCAAATATAACCATAGTAAACTTTAGACAACAATCATCCTTAAATAAGAGGCAGTTGCTCTACTTGGCTTACATTTAGGAGGAATTCTCTACCTCCCTTTTGCATGCTAAAATCAACAttgaaaatcataaaaagaaaatccacAGCATAATTATAACATTTTTATGGAAAATGGTACttgtgtaaatttattaaaaaaatttgtatgttgttttattaaaatcaattgagatggatttttttaattgagttaattaattaataattaaaaataactttaaaacTAGAAAACTTTTAgctaaaatattaactttatgataattttattattgtaattcataatttttttattctatatttaattgtttcttttccaaataaaagaattttaattatctattatttttatagattgaatataatattaatttttatatatatatatttttaaataagtgtAAAATAACTTTgtgttatataaaaataatttagtctaattttattatttattataattaaatacattagataatatttttaatctaaataaattactaaaaaatagttattgtgaaatagaaagagtattaaataaaaacatattctAACGAAGAAGTCAAGAAACAAAGGAGCAAGAACAATATAccttttgaaatttgaataatatgCCCATATGATTGGCTTGATGCCTGCGGACAAAGAtccaaatatttaaattttgtgatacgttttttataaataaaacgaTTACGATAATCTTCTTTTATCTCTGCTAAACACATTAAAGAGACAGTCTACCATAGAATCGTCAATgcattgttttcttatagaaGATGTGACCCATTACTTATTcataaatgatttttatttaagtaaatTGTAAGAAATCATTTAAAATAGGTGCTAAAATCGTGCTAGAGTATTATTGTGGCattgtaaatatatttttaattataaattatcaaacaatattattttaaataatttatttattttatatatttttctgttaatatagattattaataaatttatatataatgtttaatcatttatacaaatcaaaattttatagttatcaaatattattaataaaattttaaaaataaacaaaagtttaataaataaaaaaatatttaattgataaacactatatataattttttaatatattatttaattatgttaaattatcaaaataacactaatatcaatatttataaatttatatggtACCGTACACTTATAAAAAAAGTGCGAGGATAAACTCTGGTGTATAATTTGTCATTTTCGTTACTCTAATTCGATATCATATATATTGAAGTCCACATCAACAATTATTGACATCCTCTTATTCAAATTGATTAGAGTGCAActtacctttttatttttcaatttatttctgAAAAAATCACCGTATCattttaatagtaaattaaattgaaacaCGAGTATGACCTTTCATATATGTTCAAATTCTTGCTCTGAAATTATCTAAGagtattaataaagaaaaagaaagcacCTCAAGTTTCTCTTGTCGTTAGTTTGccaataaattttacaatttttttattataaaaatatataaatttatttcttaaaatcttACAATTTATTCCATTAAAAAgatcttataatttatattttgttattctGTTGAATCAGGCATCGTTTTCAAACTTTAGTATTGAAGGTAATACAAAGATCTTAAGTAAAGCTTGCCTCCCCTTTCTAAACtctctgatttttttttgtcttttgcACTTTTActgaggtttttttttttttttttaatcgggtaatattttaataaattcaactttaaaaatctgaaatccgtgatttctatttttagagaatattttaatatgccACTATATCAATACCATATTAgtttataatgtgatttcaaGGTAATACAAAgattaagtataaaaataataattaaataggtCATTAAGTCTACAACTAATTAAACATTGCTTCTTCGAACACGTGTTTAAGAAATCGTAACAAATTAGAATTCTAATTCATAATGTTTGTAAATTCAAGTAATATAATTTGGGCTCGTGGTCAAGTCAGAAATCTACATCCACACCTAACAAGTCCAATGCCacaattttagaaaagtcttatcgttaataattaaaaagaagaaaaaatgtaaaatagtCATAAAGATTACGTCTATACAAAAGCAATTGCATGCCAATCATATTCCAAATGATATTCGTTTTCTGtcttcaatattttaataataattgtaacCTCTATCTTTGGCCATCATTAACTATTTCTTTAAtagattatataaaataaattttaaaaaagaactaTTCCTGAATAGAGATTCAGACACTCTATGAATGCTAATACACTTTCTCCTTGCTAATCTGCAGGGGAAAGAGAGACTTTTCTGTCTCCCTCACATGGATTTTCTTTGGATTGATGACAAAACTTTCCCTCCTCTAAAAGGGCTTCTccctctctccctctcttatttatttatttaattattaggtTTTCTCTTTAAAACTTTCTAAAACATAattgtaattcttttatatttattactttttaacgagtgtttaatttaaattttttatagaattagtaGTTGTTTTTTACtcaataattagataaaaccCGCTAATAATAGAACCCgtcttcatatttttctaacttcttttaatatatatactgaaagaattgaatttcatataaagAAGAACTTTCCCTTCTCTATTTGTGCAATATGAATTATTACATCAAGAACAAATTTTGAGAACAACTAATATTGGTCCTTCATGTTAAGAAAGATACAAGttttggaaaaaagaaataaaagaataaaagatgCTACGTAAACAAACAAACGGTAAACTAACCCTTAATTATATTGTaacaaaaaatgataaagCTAAGCATTTATCATTAGTTAATCTTATCATTACACTACTCTGCTGAGTCAAACTTCATATTTGTCTTTGCCTATTTGGATGTATCTCATTGATGTAAGTAGAAATCAATGCCCCTAGATTTTCATAACAGGAAATCCTTATGATTTGTCTGGTTTGAATAAATATAGCCTGCCGTGATTATGTGTTTAGCCCTTTTTTCCCTATTTTCTTTTCGACAATACAAACCGGATAACACTTCCCCTTCACCTAAATAGAAAGAGCACTTTAATCTTTTGAGTGTGCAGTTATTCGTACATGTGATATTCTTGATTAAATGTTGTACTATTAattggtttatttattattattaattatttataattaaaacttaattaatataaatataataattgataaaaaaataccatAAATCATAATGTAATTGATTTAATCTTCAACTGaatttatctaataaatttttaaaatttaaaatttaaattttataatttagaataGACGTATTATTAATAGTAATAGTAAAATGATAGCTATTCATATTATATACTCACAATTTATTAGACTttatttaaagagaaaaaagaaaaagaaaacaaacaattatttttgaaaacaaacaaatatttatttttgaaaagagaTTTCACCTCAACTTTAACATTTACATTAAACATTAATAATTTGTGTAACCTTAAAGCAAAGCAGCATCAAAGCTAAGAATAGTCTGTGGTACCATTTTATTCCACCTATGTCTACTTAACCCAGAAAGCAATGATGCCATTCTCAAGAGCATATGGCCCATTTAGGTGCCCTCTACACATGGATTAATATTACctatattatgtatattaatCAAGAGGGTAAGCCGAGAATCCAGATTTATTTTACTGCAACATTATATTCAGTACAGTAGTGTGTATATTCATATGAGGCCACTAAATATAAGCGAAACATTCAAACTGGAGCATACGTGCTTGTTGTCATAATTAATTGTTCAATTATGAGATTTACTTAAACCACATGGGCTAACATGGATATCAGCAGTAAGTACTGTTTTTAGTCGCCGAAGCTTACAGGAAGCAGCCTTAACGTGCATGCTACGTTCTAGTCATATCATATCCATCCTTTCTTTAGGCGTTCTCTCTTTACTTGGACCACGTTGTTTTCTTGacaattgaaaaattatcatCTATAGTTCTAGAAATCGACCCCAAATTAGTCTCAAAACATTTAGAGATTTAGACACAGAGAGGTATACAAGGGGTACGTAGTAGTTatgcaagaaaacaaaggCGGCCATATCATCAATGCCTTTTTCAATCTCAACCTCGACTTTTTACAGTAAAATGCACTTTCTTGGCtgtccaaaaaataaaagattctAAAAAATCCAACTGGCTTATATCtctatttacatatatataatcatgTACCATGGACAGCCACCTccctttatatataaatatgcgcTCACTCATCAATAATTCACTAGCCAGTTAATCTTGTATGCTTCTATTATATAGCTAACTTGTacaagcttctttttcttagaTTTGACAATCAGTTTCTTTTCATGAATATGGGTTGTCTTCGATTTGATGTGATTCTTGTATTTTCACTTTCCCTcagtttctttctcttctctaaTACAGTATCAGCTCAGCAATTGAGACAGAACTATTATGCCAATATTTGCCCAAATGTAGAAAGTATAGTTAGAAGTACAGTTCAGAAGAAATTCCAACAGACTTTCGTCACTGTTCCTGCAACCCTCCGTCTCTTCTTCCACGATTGCTTTGTCCAGGTAATTAATCTTCTCTCTTTTGATAAATTAGCATATACCCGTTACACCATTTTAGCTAAATATATAAGTTCACGAATTTTGGTTAATgtgcttatatatatatagggatGTGATGCCTCAGTCGTAGTTGCTTCCACTCCAAACAACAAAGCAGAGAAAGACCATCCTGATAATTTATCACTGGCCGGAGATGGATTTGACACCGTAATCAAGGCTAAAGCCGCCGTGGACGCAGTCCCCAGCTGCAGAAATAAAGTTTCATGTGCAGATATATTAGCCATGGCAACAAGAGATGTGGTTGCCCTGGTAAGCAGTCTTCTCTCATAAGATTCTTTAGGCTTTTAGTCTATATGCTAATCAATAGAGATGATGTAATTAATCAAGAGTTGTTAATCTTAAGGGTGTGgatttaatatgaaatatgAATGATGGCAGTCTGGTGGGCCTTCATATGCTGTTGAATTGGGAAGATTGGATGGTCTAAGCTCAACCGCTGCTAGTGTTAATGGCAAACTGCCTCAGCCaacttttaatttgaatcagCTTAATTCTTTGTTTGCTGCTAATGGGCTATCCCAAACTGACATGATTGCTCTTTCAGGTACGttgtataaaattattcttatttgtATTATGCAGTTTTAACGTACCAAAAAAGTCAACATTGCATAATCATgtagattaattaattaattgacaGATCGTGGGATGATTTTATTTGACAaagttcaaatttaaaataattggacCATGATGACCAATCTTATATGAAATTAGATGATTGTGCGACACACATTACAATTATAAGATGAGAAGTCTATTGTCTACGATATGTCTTCCTTATGTGGATTCTCATGATGGgatttcatcattttcatgGGTCCCACATATCTATATACTTTAAAGTTTATTCTTAAAGAGATTATTAATAGctaaaaatttctataaatctTTATCATCcagttattttgattaatcaattatattaaatgaaaattctttaattgtgtattattaaattacgATTACTAGAGTTACtggtattatatattttaaattacttgtgaattgataaaaaaagaaattctttctgGAAGTACAAGTAATCAATCAGTGTTGCTAAAGCTGCATCATAATACATGCGCATTTACTGTCATGGTCAATGAAGAACCATCGGATCATAGAGTTTTATATCTTATTCAAATTTCCGCAGCCGCCCACACCCTTGGATTCTCTCACTGCGGCAAGTTCGCCAACAGGATATACAATTTCAGCCGTCAAAACCCAGTGGATCCTACACTGAACAAGGCCTACGCCACTCAGCTACAGCAAATGTGCCCGAAGAATGTGGACCCCAGGATAGCCATCAACATGGACCCCAAAACACCCCAGACATTTGACAACGCCTACTACAAGAATCTCCAGCAAGGAATGGGCCTCTTCACCTCAGACCAGATTCTCTTCACCGATGCAAGGTCCAGGCCGACTGTTAATGCATGGGCCAGTAATTCCCCAGCCTTTCAACAAGCCTTTGTTGCGGCGATGACGAAGCTGGGACGGGTCGGAGTCAAGACGGGTAGAAACGGAAATATCCGCACAGATTGTGGGGTATTAAATTAACATGAAAGTTTGGGATAATTTAAAGGCTTCAGTTTTTGTTCACTCGTACACATCAGAGGGATGGAGATTTCAAATGTAATTAagggtttttaattttaataagtttccAAGGAGGGGAAAAAAATGGTGGGGAATAAATGATGTGATTGTTTTGGATTTCAGTGAAGAATGTTGCAAATTGACTTTGAATTTTGGTGCAGTTTGTTCTTTCTTATAtaataatggaaaaaaaaaaaacagtagTTGAAAGAGGCACATGATACAAAGGAACTGTGTAATATGAATTATTCCCATTTGCAGCCATACATTAGCAAACAAGAGAAGCAACTGTCCGTCTCTGTGGGTAAATTTTATTGGCAGTCTACATCAGAAGTGTTGTTGGCAAGCTTATCTGCAATATACAGTAATCAGTCACTTCAGAATAT
The sequence above is drawn from the Ricinus communis isolate WT05 ecotype wild-type chromosome 7, ASM1957865v1, whole genome shotgun sequence genome and encodes:
- the LOC8283399 gene encoding peroxidase 73, with product MNMGCLRFDVILVFSLSLSFFLFSNTVSAQQLRQNYYANICPNVESIVRSTVQKKFQQTFVTVPATLRLFFHDCFVQGCDASVVVASTPNNKAEKDHPDNLSLAGDGFDTVIKAKAAVDAVPSCRNKVSCADILAMATRDVVALSGGPSYAVELGRLDGLSSTAASVNGKLPQPTFNLNQLNSLFAANGLSQTDMIALSAAHTLGFSHCGKFANRIYNFSRQNPVDPTLNKAYATQLQQMCPKNVDPRIAINMDPKTPQTFDNAYYKNLQQGMGLFTSDQILFTDARSRPTVNAWASNSPAFQQAFVAAMTKLGRVGVKTGRNGNIRTDCGVLN